A stretch of DNA from Desulfovibrio sp. Huiquan2017:
ACCGGGGTTCGGCGGCCGTCACGCGATTGTCGCCCGGCCGTGATGGAAACGACGGGCGCGCTAGCGGAGAGTGGGGTAGAAAATCTTCAGCCAGCACGGAATTGAAATTCCTTCCTCCACTGCGGGGCGGGCCTTCCCCATGTCCGCCCGCCCCGCAGCCTCTCCTTGCCAAACATGACGGTTTGTGGTTCACAGGAAACAACCATGAAAACTTACATCTTCCTGCCGCCGGTCTCCAAGCCGACCGGGGGCGTCACCGTGCTTCGACAGTTGGCCGATATCCTGCATCAATCCGGGCGCGAGGCCTTTTTGGTGGCCCGGGAAAAGGGCGGATGGCGGCCCGAAGGGCTGGCCGACGCCGCTCCGGTGCTGGAGTGGCAGAAGCTGAAGCTGACCGAATCGGACGTCTGGGTGGTTCCCGAGGGGTGGATCAACGCTCTGGCCCCGGGGCTGTATGCCAATGCCCACTGCTTCAGCTATGTCCAGAATTGGGCCTATCTTTTCTCCTCCATGCCCGAGGGCGTGAACTGGCACAGTCTGCCCGTGGAATTTTTGGCCGTGTCCGATCCGGTTTCGCAATTCATCAAGGAAACCACCTGCAAGGACGCCCCGATCCTGCGCCCGGGCATCGACCGGACCATCTATTGCGCGCCCGAGTCAAAGCCGGGCGGGCGGGTGAACGTGGCCTTCATGCCGCGCAAGAACAAGGCCCTGGTGGAGCAAATCAGGGCCATTCACGAGCATCGTTGCGGGGCGCATCAGGTCAACTGGATGCCCATTGACGGCCTGGACGCCCACGGCGTGGCCGAGGCCCTGCGCGCGGCGCATATCTTTCTGGCCACGGGTTTTCCCGAAGGCTGTCCCCTGCCGCCGCTGGAGGCCATGGCCTGCGGCTGCCTGCCCGTGGGGTTCGCTGGATTCGGCGGCTGGGACTACATGCGCCAGTTGCAGGCCAAGCCGCACTACAAGCCGTGGATTCCCCTGCGCAAGGTCCCGTGGAAGGGCAACGGGCTGTGGTGCGCGGACAGCGACGTGCTCGACGCGGCTCTCGGCCTGGGCGAGGCCGTGCGCCTGTTCCAGGACAAGGACCCGGCCTTGATGGCCGCCCTGACTGCGGGCCAGAAGACCGCCAACGCCTATTCCCTCGAAGCGCAGAAAGCGGCCGTCCTCGGCCTGTGGGAACAACTGTGAGAACGCGCTAATGTCCAAGACCAAACGCCCCGAACCCGAATCCCTGGAGCTGCCCCTGGTGGGGGTGGACTCCCACGCGCACCTGGACCTTGAGGATTTCGACGAGGACCGCGAGGAGATCATCGCCCGGGCTCACGCCTCGGGCGTGAGCCGCATCGTCAATGTATTCCTGGGGCCCGACGCCTATGAGCGCGGGCGCGGCCTGTTCGACGCGCATCCGGAGATCGATTTTCTCATGGGCGTGCACCCCAACGACGCGGATCTGCTGACCGATGAAATCATGGAGCGCATGCGTGCCCATTTCCGGGCGGAGCCGCGTCTCAAGGGGGTGGGCGAGATCGGCCTGGATTACTACTGGGAACGCGTGCCCCACAACGTCCAGAAGGACGCCTTCGTGCGCCAGATCCATCTTGCCCGGGAGCTTTCCCTGCCTATCGTCATTCACTCGCGCGACGCCAACGGCGATACCGTGGAAATTCTCGAAGCCGAAGGGTTCGGCGGCTACCCGCTGTTGTGGCATTGTTTCGGGGCGGGCATGGACCTGGCCGAGCGGCTGGTGGCCAACGGCTGGTATGTGTCCATCCCCGGCACGGTAACCTTCCGCAAGATTTCCGACGATGTGCAGGCCGCCGTGGCCCGCATTCCCTTCGAACGGCTGCTCCTCGAAACCGACTGCCCGTACCTCGCGCCCGAACCCTGGCGGGGCAAGCGCAACCATCCGGCGCTTTCGGTCTTCACCGCCCGGCGCGTGGCCCAGATCAAGGGCCGATCCGTGGAGGACGTCTGGCGCATGGCCGGGGACAACGCCCGGCGTTTCTTCGGTCTCCAGGCTCTGGAGTGCCCCGCAGCGGACAAATAAATTATGCCGTAGCCCTCTTCCGTTGGGTGGCGTTTGCGGGTAGGGTGGTCCGTAATGACAGTTCCGGTTTTGCATATACCTGTAGCGAAGCCCGCCGGGATCCTCCGCGCTTGGGCTGTGCTGTCGGTCGTCCTGATCCTGTGCGGAGCCGTTCTGTCGGTGTGGGCGTCCCCAGCCCGGGCGGAGCCCCGCGACCGCGGGCATCGGCTGGTCTTTTCCACTTTTCCGTCGGGCGGCCTGAGCGCATTGTTCAACCATATCCTGACCGAGGCCTACGCCCGGCTCGGCTATGAAATAGAGCTGCAAGGCTATCCGGCCGAGCGCGCTCTGTTCATGGCCAACGAGGGGCTGGTGGACGGCGAAGCGGGCCGGGTCAACGTGGTGGAGCGGGAATATCCGATGCTCGTTCGGGTGCCCACGCCCCTGTACGTCAACCGCATCGCGGTCCTGGTCGGGAACGCGGACATCGATCCGGCCGAGGGGTGGGGCCAGTTCGCCCACCACCGGACGTGCATCCGCAACGGCTACAAATTCTTGGAGAGCAAGGTAAAGGGGACGTCTTGCCACCACGTCTCTTCCTACGAGAAGATGCTTGAACTGCTCAAGAACGGCCGGGTGGAAGTGGCCCTGGCCGAATACTTCGACATCCTGCCCGTTCTGGATGCCCAGGGACTGAACGGGGTGCGCATCCTGGACAGGCCCATGGCCTCCAATCCCATGTACCATTATCTGAATAGGAAGCACGCTGAACTCGTGCCCTTGATTAACGACGAACTTCGCCGCATGGCCGCCGCGGGGCGGATGAAGGAAATCGAGCTGCACATGATGCGGGAGCATTACGGCAACGTCACGGGAATCCATCCCTTGCTCGACGCGGCTCCTTGAAGAATTCCGCTTGACTGGCGGATGGAAAGGCATAGTCTCCGGTCATGAATTTTTTGACTCCGGGCATGCGTTTCATGCTGCTCGGCACCTTTTTCTTCTCTTTCGGCTCACTGTTCGTCAAGCTGGCCGGGAGCCGTCTGCCCGCTATGGAGATACTCTTCGTGCGCGGGGTCATCGGTGTGGGCCTGTGCCTGTTCATGCTGCGCAAGTCCGGGGTGGGCATGTTCGGCCGGCGCAAGGTCCTGCTGGCCGCGCGCGGTCTGCTCGGCTTCGGGGCCATGTTCGCCGACTTCTACGCCATCGTGCATCTGCCCCTGGCCGATGCGCTGGTGCTCCTTTTTTCGCATCCCGTGACCGTGGCCCTGCTGGCCTGGCTGCTCATGGGCGAGACCCTGTCCAAGGGCGGTATGGTCGCCATTCTGACATCCGTGGCCGGGGTGACCCTGGTCTGCCGTCCCGACTTCCTGTTCGGCACGGGCAGCCCCGATCTGGATACCTGGGGGCTTCTGGCCGCCTTGCTCAGCGTGTTCCTGACCTCCTGGGCCATCCTGGCCGTGCGCGTGCTGGCCAAGACCGAGCGGCCCGTGGTGGTCATGCTCTATCCGCCCATCGCCATATCCCTGCTTTCGCCGTTCTTCGCCGAGGGCTGGGTCATGCCGACCGTTTCCGAATGGTGGGTGCTGTGCGGGGTGGGGTTGTTCATGAACGTGGGTCAGTTCTTCATGACCAAGGGGTACGCCATCGAGTCCGCGGCGCGCATCAGCGGCATGGCCACCCTGGAGATCGTCTTCGCGATCATATGGAGCCTGATGTTTTTGGGGGAGATCCCGGACCTGTGGACTCTCGGCGGCGGGGCATTAATCGTCTCGGGCATCCTCCTGCTTGGGCGCAGCGGGGTCCGGGAACGGCTGAGGGAGAGCGCCGCGAAAGCGGCCTGACCCGCCGGGCTCAGAACTTCTCGAATACCCGCAAAAGTTCCTCGTCCACCTCTTCGGGGTGCTCTGCGTTGAGGGTCACCAGCCGGTGCAGGAAGGTGAAGGAGAGTTCGTCCATTTCCTTGAAGGACATGGCCGCGTAGTTCCCCTTGACGCGCACGATCTCACCGTTGACCACGATGCGGATGCCGGGCGAGAGCGGCAGATGCAGCTCACAGCCGGCCCCGGCCACGCAGTCCTCGCAGCCATACAGAAGCGCGCCCTTGAGGCTCAGGTTGCGGGTGGATACCGGCGTGACCACCTCGTCGACGGCGATGTAGGCTTCGAAGTCGGCATTGACGCGGGTACTGTGTCGCTTGTTGTCCATGGTGGAGTCCCCTTTTTCCAAAGCATACCCAATAAGCGTAACTGGTTCAATGGCCTTGGCCGGGTTGACGCCGCCGTGCGGTCAAGTTTATGAATTGAACATGGATATTCCCTCTCTCGCCGCCCGCCTCGTCGGCTGGATGGCCGTTCCCGAAAATAATTCCTTGGGGCCGGGTCTGGATCTGCCCGCCTTCGACGCTCCGTTGGTCGGGTGCGCCCCGGGGGACGATCCGTTGTTCGATTTCCTCAAGCGGGATATCGGCCCCGGCTTCTATTGGACCCCGGTCGAGGCCTTTGCCCACGCCTTTCCCGGGACCGAAGCCGTCTCGACCGATCTGAGCGTGGTTTCCTGGGTTCTCCCCCAGACCGAGCACACCCGCCGGGCCCATGCCCGGACCGGAGACATGCCGAGCATCGAATGGAGCCGCGCCCGCCACTACGGCGAAAAGGTCAACGAGGCGCTTCGCCGGTTCGTGGTGGAGCTCTTTGCCGAGGAGGGGGTGGAGGCCTGCGCCCCGGCCCTGTTGCCATTGTGGACCCGGGCCGAGTCCCCCAAGTACGGATTCGCCTCCACCTGGTCCGAGCGGCATACGGCCCATGTCTGCGGCCTGGGCACCTTCGGCCTGTCGGACGGGCTGATCACGCCCCGGGGCAAGGCGATCCGCGTGGGGTCGGTGGTGGTGCGGGCTCGGCTGACGCCCACCCCGAGGACCTACACCGACCATCACGAGTGGTGCCTCTTCTTCGCCGGGGGCAAGTGCCGGGCGTGCATGAAGCGCTGTCCGGCCGGGGCCATCTCCGAAAAGGGGCACGACAAGGTCAAGTGCAAGACCTACATCCGCTCCATCACCGCCCCGTATGTGGAAGAGCGCCAACTGGGCTTCCGCGTCAACAGCTGCGGCCTGTGTCAGGTCCGCGTGCCGTGTGAACACCGCAACCCCACGGCCCGTCGGGAAGGATAGGGCGGCAGGCCGCGCCACGGTTCGGGCATCGTGTCGCTGTCTTTCCCGGTTTGCGAGTTTTCCCCCGCCAAAAGGGAACTATCCCCTTAACTCCCTGGGGAAAAACCAGGCGTTGAAAGCCGCTTTGCGGCGAAAATCAAAATGATTTCGCCTCCGGCGGGCAAGGGCTCGCGCCCTTGCATCCCGTTTTTACGCCTTTGGCGCGATCTTTTTCCCCCCACGCGGCTTCGCCTGCGGAAAGGGAGTTCACTATATAAATCTCCAAAAAAAAAGCCGGTCTCCCAAAACGGGGGACCGGCTTTGTATCGTCTTGTCGGAGCGGCCTAGTCGTATTCCACGGCCGAGAAGCGCATGAGCGTATCCCAGTTGTGGATGGCTTCCACGTAGCGGATGGTCCCGGTCTTGCCGCGCATGACCAGGGACGAGGTCTCGGCGCCGTGGCCATGGTAGGCCACGCCCTTGAGGAAGGTGCCGCCGGAGATGCCGGTGGCCGCGAAGAAGAGGTCGTCGGACTTGACCAGGTCGCTGACGGTCAGGACCCGGCGGATGTCCATGCCGAATTCGGCCAGGGCGTTTTTCTCGTTCTGCTTTTGCGGGTCGAGCTTGGCGAACATCTCGCCGCCCATGATGCGGATGGCGATGGCCGAGAGCACGCCTTCGGGGGTGCCGCCGGTGCCCATCATGACGTCCACTTCGCAGCGCGGGTCGATGGCCATGAGCGAACCGGTGATGTCGCCGTCGGTGTGCAGCTGGATGCGCGCGCCCGCCTCGCGGATGTCGGAGATGAGTTTCTTGTGGCGCGGCTTGTCCAGGACGAAGACCACCAAATCGTCCACATCCTTGTCGAGCGCCCGGGCGATGAGCTTGAGGTTGTGGCCGGTGGGAGCTTCGATGTCCACCACGTCTTTGGCGTGGGCCGGGACGACCAGCTTCTGCATGTAAAAGCTCGGGCCTGGATCGAACATGGCGCCCGCCGGGGCCACGCCGACCACGGAGATGGCGTTGGGGCGGCCGTTGGCCAGCAGGTTGGTGCCCTCCAGCGGGTCCACGGCGATGTCTACCTTGGGACCGCAGCCCAGGCCGAGTTTCTCACCGGCGTAGAGCATGGGCGCTTCGTCCTTCTCGCCTTCGCCGATTTTGATCTGGCCTTCGATCTCCAGGGTGTTGAAGCACAGACGCATGGCGTCGACGGCTGCCTGGTCGGCGGCGATCTTGTCGCCCTTGCCGAGCCAGCGGGCGCAGGCCAGGGCGGCGGCTTCGGTGACACGGACAAGGTCCAGTGCGAGGTTTTTCTGTGGGGCTTCCATGAGCATCTCCTAGTATTTCTCCCGGATCACCCGGGCGAAGTTCTC
This window harbors:
- a CDS encoding glycosyltransferase family 1 protein is translated as MKTYIFLPPVSKPTGGVTVLRQLADILHQSGREAFLVAREKGGWRPEGLADAAPVLEWQKLKLTESDVWVVPEGWINALAPGLYANAHCFSYVQNWAYLFSSMPEGVNWHSLPVEFLAVSDPVSQFIKETTCKDAPILRPGIDRTIYCAPESKPGGRVNVAFMPRKNKALVEQIRAIHEHRCGAHQVNWMPIDGLDAHGVAEALRAAHIFLATGFPEGCPLPPLEAMACGCLPVGFAGFGGWDYMRQLQAKPHYKPWIPLRKVPWKGNGLWCADSDVLDAALGLGEAVRLFQDKDPALMAALTAGQKTANAYSLEAQKAAVLGLWEQL
- a CDS encoding TatD family hydrolase codes for the protein MSKTKRPEPESLELPLVGVDSHAHLDLEDFDEDREEIIARAHASGVSRIVNVFLGPDAYERGRGLFDAHPEIDFLMGVHPNDADLLTDEIMERMRAHFRAEPRLKGVGEIGLDYYWERVPHNVQKDAFVRQIHLARELSLPIVIHSRDANGDTVEILEAEGFGGYPLLWHCFGAGMDLAERLVANGWYVSIPGTVTFRKISDDVQAAVARIPFERLLLETDCPYLAPEPWRGKRNHPALSVFTARRVAQIKGRSVEDVWRMAGDNARRFFGLQALECPAADK
- a CDS encoding transporter substrate-binding domain-containing protein — encoded protein: MLSVVLILCGAVLSVWASPARAEPRDRGHRLVFSTFPSGGLSALFNHILTEAYARLGYEIELQGYPAERALFMANEGLVDGEAGRVNVVEREYPMLVRVPTPLYVNRIAVLVGNADIDPAEGWGQFAHHRTCIRNGYKFLESKVKGTSCHHVSSYEKMLELLKNGRVEVALAEYFDILPVLDAQGLNGVRILDRPMASNPMYHYLNRKHAELVPLINDELRRMAAAGRMKEIELHMMREHYGNVTGIHPLLDAAP
- a CDS encoding DMT family transporter encodes the protein MNFLTPGMRFMLLGTFFFSFGSLFVKLAGSRLPAMEILFVRGVIGVGLCLFMLRKSGVGMFGRRKVLLAARGLLGFGAMFADFYAIVHLPLADALVLLFSHPVTVALLAWLLMGETLSKGGMVAILTSVAGVTLVCRPDFLFGTGSPDLDTWGLLAALLSVFLTSWAILAVRVLAKTERPVVVMLYPPIAISLLSPFFAEGWVMPTVSEWWVLCGVGLFMNVGQFFMTKGYAIESAARISGMATLEIVFAIIWSLMFLGEIPDLWTLGGGALIVSGILLLGRSGVRERLRESAAKAA
- a CDS encoding PilZ domain-containing protein — translated: MDNKRHSTRVNADFEAYIAVDEVVTPVSTRNLSLKGALLYGCEDCVAGAGCELHLPLSPGIRIVVNGEIVRVKGNYAAMSFKEMDELSFTFLHRLVTLNAEHPEEVDEELLRVFEKF
- a CDS encoding 4Fe-4S ferredoxin; the protein is MDIPSLAARLVGWMAVPENNSLGPGLDLPAFDAPLVGCAPGDDPLFDFLKRDIGPGFYWTPVEAFAHAFPGTEAVSTDLSVVSWVLPQTEHTRRAHARTGDMPSIEWSRARHYGEKVNEALRRFVVELFAEEGVEACAPALLPLWTRAESPKYGFASTWSERHTAHVCGLGTFGLSDGLITPRGKAIRVGSVVVRARLTPTPRTYTDHHEWCLFFAGGKCRACMKRCPAGAISEKGHDKVKCKTYIRSITAPYVEERQLGFRVNSCGLCQVRVPCEHRNPTARREG
- the glpX gene encoding class II fructose-bisphosphatase — translated: MEAPQKNLALDLVRVTEAAALACARWLGKGDKIAADQAAVDAMRLCFNTLEIEGQIKIGEGEKDEAPMLYAGEKLGLGCGPKVDIAVDPLEGTNLLANGRPNAISVVGVAPAGAMFDPGPSFYMQKLVVPAHAKDVVDIEAPTGHNLKLIARALDKDVDDLVVFVLDKPRHKKLISDIREAGARIQLHTDGDITGSLMAIDPRCEVDVMMGTGGTPEGVLSAIAIRIMGGEMFAKLDPQKQNEKNALAEFGMDIRRVLTVSDLVKSDDLFFAATGISGGTFLKGVAYHGHGAETSSLVMRGKTGTIRYVEAIHNWDTLMRFSAVEYD